TCCGCCGCTGCTCGGCGTCGTGGATGCGCGTCGCCTCGGGGTAGAAGGTGGCGAGCGCGCCCACCGTCGACAGCAGCATCCCCATCGGGTGGGCGTCGTGGTGGAAGCCGTCCATGAAGCGCTTGATGTTCTCGTGCACCAGCGTGTGCATCGTGATGTCGTGCGACCAGTCGGCGTGCTGCTCGGTGGTGGGCAGCTCGCCGTGCACCAGCAGGTAGGCGGTCTCCAGGAAGCTGCTCTTCTCCGCCAGCTCCGCGATCGGGTACCCGCGGTAGAGGAGGATGCCCCGGTCACCGTCGATGTAGGTGATTCGGCTCTTGCACGACGCGGTGTTGAGGAACGCCGGGTCGTAGGACACCAGGCCTCGGGTGTCGTCGTCCGAGACCCTGACCCGCTGCAGGTCGGTGGCCCGGATCGCCCCGTCGCTGATCGGCAGCTCGTAGCTGCGCCCGGTCCGGTTGTCGGTGACCGTGAGGCTGTCGGACATCAGGCTGAGTCTAGGGAGTCCAGCTGATCGGCGTGCTGCTCGAGGTGGCCCACCAGGAACTCCTCGACGATCCGGGTGACGGTCATCGAGCCGAGGGTGGGATGGATGCCGCGCCGTTCCCAGGTGCCGGCGTCGAGCCCGGCGATCAGGTCGCGCAGCGCCGCCGCCTCCTCGTGCACCGTGGCCATCAGCGCCGCGGGGGGCTCGTCGCGGCGGCGGGCGATCTCGGCGATCCGCCCCGGATCGGACTGGGTGCGCCCGAAGGTGGGCGGCTCGTCGGCGGCGAGGACGACGCCGGTCTCGACGATCCAGTACGGGATGAACTCGGCGAGGTGGGCCCAGACCTGCCCCTGGTCCCAGCGCTCGCCGGTGCGCGGGTCGGGGTCGGTGACCCCCCGGGCGGGACCGCGGGCGTGGGCGTCGAGGCGGGCGATCACCGCGTCGAGCCGGTCCAGGAACCCTGCCGCGGGGGTCATCCGCGCTCCTCCTCGTCCTCGGGGCGGAGCGGCCGCAGCGGCACCCCCTCGACGACCCGGTTGCGGAGCCGGCCCAGCACCTCCACCTCGAGCTCGACCTCGTCGCCGGGGCGCAGCCAGGGGAAGGCCTCACCGCCGTGGACCAGGGCGAGCTCGAGGATGCAGCCGGTCCCGCAGGTGCCGCTGCCGGCCACGTCGCCGGGCACCAGCTCGGTGCCCCGGGAGGCGTAGGCGAGCATCTCGCCGAAGCTCCAGTGGATCTCGGAGAGGTTGGCGCGCGAGTACTCCACCCCGTTGACCCGCGCGGTCATGGCCAGGTCGAAGGCGCGGCCGGCGCGCCGCCCGGCGAGCTCGTCGGGGGTGACCAGCACCGGGCCCAGGCTGGTGGCGAAGTCCTTGCCCTTCACCGGCCCCATGCTGAGGCGCATCTCCCGCCGCTGCAGGTCGCGGGCGCTCCAGTCGTTCATCACGCAGTAGCCGGCGATCCGCGCCTCGGCCGCGTCGGGGTCGAGGTCCCGGCCGCTCCGCCCCACCACCGCCGCCACCTCGAGCTCGTAGTCGAGGTCGGTGCAGCCGGGTGGCACCGCCACCGGGTCGCCGTCGCCGGTGAGCGCGCGGGGGTTGCTGAAGTAGAAGACCGGCAGCCGGTACCAGTCCGGGTCCATCTCCAGGCCGCGCCGCCTCCGGGCGGTGCGCACGTGCTGCTCGAAGGCGTAGAAGTCGCGCACCGATGGCGGCACCGGGACCGGCGGTCGCAGCCGCACCGCGGCGGGGTCGACCACCTCCCGGGGGTCGTCGAGCGCCGCCCGTGCCGCCCCGGCGAGCCGCTCGCCGTCGTCGCCGAGCAGGTCGATCAGCCGGGCGCCCTCGGGGAGCGCGTGGAGCATCCCGCCGGAGAGGACGCCGACCCGATCGGTGTCCGATCCGAGATGCCGGTAGGTGGCGAGGCGCATCAGCGGCGATGATAGGCCTCCCGTCCCACCGGTCAGAGGCCGATAATGGGGCGGAGGGCGCCGGGGTCGTACCTCGGCGTCACAGAGCAGGGGGTGCGCCAGGGGGGGCGCGGGAGGTGTCACGTGGGGCTCTGTTTCGACCTGCCCCTGGGGTTCGACGCGGCGGGGCCGGCGGCGGCGCGCGCGGAGGCCGAGGGCGTCGACGGGCTGTGGACGGTGGAGTCCGACCACGACCCGTACCTCCCGCTGGCGATCGCCGCCACCGCGACCGAGAGGGTGGTGCTGGGCACCGCGATCTCGGTGGCGTTCCCGCGCAGCCCCATGGTCCACGCGATGATGACCTGGGACCTCCACCGCCTCGCCCCCGGCCGGGTGGTGCTGGGCCTCGGCAGCCAGGTCAAGGGCCACAACGAGCGCCGTTTCTCGGTCGCCTTCGACCGCCCCGCGGCGCGGCTCCGCGAGATGGTGCTCGCCATCCGGGCGATCTGGCGGTGCTGGCAGGACGGCGCCCCCCTCGACCACCGCGGCGAGTTCTACACCCTGACCCTGATGACCCCGTTCTTCAACCCGGGTCCGGTCGAGGGCGCACCCCTGCCGCCGATCTACCTGGCCGCCATCAACCCGGGGATGATCCGGATCACCGGCGAGGTCGCCGACGGCCTCCACCTCCACCCCCTCACCTCCGCCCAGACCCTCGACCGCTTCACCCTGCCCCGGCTGCGCGAGGCCGCGGAGGCGGCGGGCCGCGACCCCGGGGCGATCACCCTGGTGGCTCCGGCGATGCTCGCCACCGGCCGCACCCGTACCGAGGTCGATGCCGGCCGGGAGCGGATCCGCTCCCAGATCGGCTTCTACGGCAGCACCCGCACCTACCGCCCGCTGCTCGAGGTCCACGATCGCGGCGCCCTCGCCGATCGCCTCCACGAGCTCTCGGTGGCGGGCCGCTGGGACGAGCTCGGGGGCGCGGTCGACGACGAGCTGCTCGACGCCTTCTGCATCAGCGCCACCTGGGACGAGCTCCCGCAGGCGATGGTGCGGCGCTACGCCGGCCGGGTGCACCGGGTGGTGCCCTACGGGAAGCTCGACCCCGAGGCGCCCTGGGGGGAGATCGCCCGCGCCGTCCGCAGCGGCGCCGAGCGTGTCGAGGTGGGGGTATGAGCCTCGCCGTCACCGCCGCAGGCGAGGCCACCCGCGACCGCATCCTCCGCCTCGCCGACGCGCTCTTCGCCGAGCACGGCTACGCCCGGGTGTCGATGCGCCTGGTCGCCACCGCCGCCGGGGTCACCAAGCCGGCGCTCTACTACCACTTCCGCAACAAGGACGCGCTCTTCGAGGAGTG
The DNA window shown above is from Candidatus Dormiibacterota bacterium and carries:
- a CDS encoding citrate/2-methylcitrate synthase, which encodes MSDSLTVTDNRTGRSYELPISDGAIRATDLQRVRVSDDDTRGLVSYDPAFLNTASCKSRITYIDGDRGILLYRGYPIAELAEKSSFLETAYLLVHGELPTTEQHADWSHDITMHTLVHENIKRFMDGFHHDAHPMGMLLSTVGALATFYPEATRIHDAEQRR
- a CDS encoding DinB family protein — its product is MTPAAGFLDRLDAVIARLDAHARGPARGVTDPDPRTGERWDQGQVWAHLAEFIPYWIVETGVVLAADEPPTFGRTQSDPGRIAEIARRRDEPPAALMATVHEEAAALRDLIAGLDAGTWERRGIHPTLGSMTVTRIVEEFLVGHLEQHADQLDSLDSA
- a CDS encoding fumarylacetoacetate hydrolase family protein, which gives rise to MRLATYRHLGSDTDRVGVLSGGMLHALPEGARLIDLLGDDGERLAGAARAALDDPREVVDPAAVRLRPPVPVPPSVRDFYAFEQHVRTARRRRGLEMDPDWYRLPVFYFSNPRALTGDGDPVAVPPGCTDLDYELEVAAVVGRSGRDLDPDAAEARIAGYCVMNDWSARDLQRREMRLSMGPVKGKDFATSLGPVLVTPDELAGRRAGRAFDLAMTARVNGVEYSRANLSEIHWSFGEMLAYASRGTELVPGDVAGSGTCGTGCILELALVHGGEAFPWLRPGDEVELEVEVLGRLRNRVVEGVPLRPLRPEDEEERG
- a CDS encoding TIGR03617 family F420-dependent LLM class oxidoreductase, with product MGLCFDLPLGFDAAGPAAARAEAEGVDGLWTVESDHDPYLPLAIAATATERVVLGTAISVAFPRSPMVHAMMTWDLHRLAPGRVVLGLGSQVKGHNERRFSVAFDRPAARLREMVLAIRAIWRCWQDGAPLDHRGEFYTLTLMTPFFNPGPVEGAPLPPIYLAAINPGMIRITGEVADGLHLHPLTSAQTLDRFTLPRLREAAEAAGRDPGAITLVAPAMLATGRTRTEVDAGRERIRSQIGFYGSTRTYRPLLEVHDRGALADRLHELSVAGRWDELGGAVDDELLDAFCISATWDELPQAMVRRYAGRVHRVVPYGKLDPEAPWGEIARAVRSGAERVEVGV